From a single Rutidosis leptorrhynchoides isolate AG116_Rl617_1_P2 chromosome 5, CSIRO_AGI_Rlap_v1, whole genome shotgun sequence genomic region:
- the LOC139849631 gene encoding uncharacterized protein has protein sequence MPDYGKFLKTLMAKKGDVEQASTTFLKKECDGILKKCNLPPKMGDPGPFLIPSKVNGSRMLTSLVDSRASINFMPYSVYKRLGLGDLSPTTMGVKLIDQSISFSVGISKALIVKVGDMEFPIDFVIVGIKEDPVVPLVLGRPFLATAGSFLTLEPGN, from the coding sequence ATGCCCGACTATgggaaatttttgaagacacttatGGCCAAAAAGGGAGATGTTGAGCAAGCATCCACCACTTTCTTGAAAAAGGAGTGTGATGGGATTTTAAAGAAATGTAATCTACCACCAAAAATGGGTGATCCCGGACCTTTCCTTATCCCAAGTAAGGTAAATGGGTCGAGGATGCTTACATCTTTAGTCGACTCGAGGGCAAGTATCAACTTCATGCCCTACTCCGTTTACAAAAGGTTAGGCTTAGGTGACCTTTCGCCCACTACAATGGGAGTTAAATTAATTGATCAATCAATTAGCTTTAGTGTGGGGATTTCTAAAGCCTTAATTGTTAAGGTGGGGGATATGGAATTTCCAATTGATTTTGTCATTGTCGGTATAAAGGAAGATCCGGTTGTACCCCTTGTTTTGGGAAGGCCATTTTTGGCAACTGCGGGTTCTTTTTTGACTTTAGAACCCGGAAATTGA